GGCGCGTCCGGTGCGATTGGGTCCATGGAACCTGACGATCCGGAGTCATCAGCCCTGGCGCTATTACTACATCTTCCGCAACCGCATCCTGTTGTACCGCCGGTACTGGTGCAGTGCCCCCGGGTGGTGCGTGCATGATCTCTTTTGGTTCGTGCTCGACGGTATCAAGGCCGGCTGCCTGGAATCCGGGCGCCGGGAATGCGTTTCCTGGGCCCTTCGAGGCATTCGAGATGGCCTGTTGGGCCGCAGGGGCGCCCGGGTTCTGCCCTCGGCCCCTGGCAACGCTCCAGAGCCGCGGCTCGAAAGCCGGCATTGATCGATGGAAAGGGAGGCTGATCACGTGGAACTTCCAAAAGGCGAATTTCACCGGGCCAGGGCCGGGTTGCCGAGGGAGCAACCGTGCGTCATCCACCACCGGCAAAAGTCGCGGCCGTGCGCCGGGACACGGCGCGAGGGGATCGGTCATCAGGCTCATTCACCCCGGTGGATGCCTCCGGTGCGATCTCGAGCGCATTGGGGGGCCGGTGTGGGAAATCGGTTGCGGGGGGCTGATCTTCCCGCCCTGGTATGGGAGCCGTACGGGGACCCGACCTGCCGGGACGGTGGGTTGCTCCGGCCTCCTGCCCGGTGGGCGCGACCGGAAGTTGAGCGGGCCGACATGATGCCTTGTCCGTGGAGCCACCCGGGACTCTTCTGCGTGGGCGACATGCCGGTCGTTTCGAACAGATCCATCCCCGGCTCACGATGGCTATGAACCTCGATCGCTTTCCTCCAGTCGGCGTGGTCATTGTCAACTGGAACCTGAGGGATTCGCTCCGGGAGACGCTGCTGTCGTTCCGGCAGGTTGAGTATCCGGGCCTGCGCATCGTGGTGTCGGACAATGCGTCCTCGGACGGTTCCCAGGAAATGGTCCGCCGGGAGTTTCCCGAAGTTCGGCTGCTGGCACACGAGCGCGGGCTGGGTTATGCCAGGGCCGCCAGCCTGGCCCTGCAGTCCGTCGTGGACGAGACCCGTTACATCTTCAGCACCACTAACGACGTGCTGGTTGCGCCCGACCTGATCCGCAACCTCGTCGAGTATGCCGAGGCGCATCCCGACGCGGGGGTGGTGGGTTGCAAGATTTACTTCCACGAACCAGCCGACCGGCTTTGGAGCGCCGGCGGGTTCTTCTTTCTGGGCCACCCCTGGCATTACGGGTTTATGCGACGCGACGCGCCACGGTACAACCGGATCCGGGAGTGTGCCTTCGTGACGGGCTGCGGCTTTTTACTGCGCAGTGAGGCGCTGCGGAAGGTCGGGTTCTTCGACGAGCGGTTCGTCTTTTACTCCGAGGATGCCGACCTTTGTCTGCGCATCCGGGAGGCAGGTTGGCGGGTGGTTTACCTGCCGACGGCACGCATGTGGCATAAGACCTCGACCACCCTGGCCAAAAACCGGCCGGTGCAGCTGTACTACAGCACACGGAACAACCTTCATCTGCTCGAACGTCATCCGACGGTCGGATCCCCACTGGTCCGTGGGGCTTACCTGGGGTTGGTATGCCCGGCCAAGATGGCGCTGTTTCTTGCCATGGGTCGGTGGCAAAACGCCCGGGGCATCTGGCGCGGCATTCGGGATTGGCGCCTGGGCCGTTTTGGTTGGTACGAGGAACACTACACCGGCTGAAAGGCCTTCGGAGGCGGGCGGGCTGATTCGGGGTCGGTCGGAGGCCCCTCATTCCGGCCTTTACCATCGGCCGGCTGCCCTACCGTTCAGCCTTCGAGCTTCACAAATTCCGGTTCGGGGGCGTCGGGGATCAGGCCGCGTTGGTGGCCCAGGGCGAGGAACCGGCGGATGGCTTCGCGGCCGCGTGGCCCGTAGTCCAGGGTCCAATGGTTGACGTACATGCCCACGAAGCGGTCGGCCAGGGCGGGGTCCAGTCCGCGGCCGTACCGCAGGGCGTGAGCGAGCGCTTCGGGGCGATGGTCCAGGCTGTAGCGAATGCTCCGGGTCAGGAGGGTGGCCACGCGTTGTCGCAGTGTTTCGGGATGTCGTTTATGGATCACGTTGCCGCCCAGGGGCAGGGGTAAACCGTCCTGGGTCTCGCCCCACCAGCGGCCGAGGTCCACGCACACCTCCAGCCCGCTGCGTGCGTAGGTGAGTTGTCCTTCGTGGATGATAAGGCCGGCTTCGGCCCTGCCTTCGGCCAGTGCGTCGAAGATCTGGTCGAAGGGCACCACCACGTAATCCAGCTCCCGGGCGGGCCGGTCCAGCCAGAGTTGGAGGGCCAGGAAGGCGGAGGTCAAAACCCCGGGCACGGCGATCCTGGTCCGGAGGAGGTCGGACCGGCTCAAGCGCCGGCGGGCGACCACCAGGGGGCCGTATCCGTCGCCCATGCTGGCCCCGCTGGGCAGCAGCGCGTAGTGCCCGGCCACGCGCGGGTAGGCGGCAAAGCTGATGGCGGTGATGTCCAGTTCACCCCGGACCGCCCGTTCATTGAGCGTTTGGATGTCTTGAAGGACATGTTCGAATCGCAGGCCCGGCGTCGGGATTTTGCCCTCGGCCAGCGCGTAGAACATGAAGGCGTCGTCGGCGTCCGGGGAATGCCCCAGTGTGAGTACCGTCTCCTGCATGAGGATGCCAATGTCGTCAGGGGAGGCGGGAAGTCGAGCCCAAACCCGGACGGGTGGACGGGTCGCGGTGCGGGATTGTTTGCCGGTGCGGCAGCGTGGCTGGCTCAGGCGGCTGTGTCACCGGCCGGCGCACTCCGGGCGGCCAGGATCATTTGCAGTTTTCGTTCATGCAGGCCGCGTTCGAGCCCGGCCGGATAGGTGTAGGGCTGGGCCAGGCGCAGGATGCCGGGGTCCAGTCGCGCCAACTGCTCGCGGGTCCGGCGCCGGATGGTTTCCAGGTCGGGCAATTCCCGAACTCGTGCGCCGCCACGGAACACGGGCTGGAGCAGGTCCGTGGCGGGCAGGCCCGGACGAATCCGCTTGCGGCGGGTGGGATCGCCCGGGTCCACAATCTCCCAGGATTCGGGCAATGGGTGGTCGAGGTCGTAGATTGCATCGGCCACAAACAGGCCATTTTGTTCGAAGCGGCGGACCTGGAGGCGGCCCGGCGTGGTGGTTTTGACGGCGGATTCGGAGATTTTGATGCGCGGTTGCCATGCTCCGTCGGGGGCACGCACGGCGGTGAGCTTGTACACGCCGCCCAGGGCGGGTTGTTCCCAGCCGGTGACCAGCCGGGTGCCGACGCCCCAGGCGTCGATGCAGGCCCCTTCGTGTCGGAGTCGGGCGATCTGGTGTTCATCCAGGTCGTTGCTGGCGAGGATGCGGGTGCGGGTGAAACCGGCTTCGTCGAGCATGCGCCGCGCCTGCCGACTCAGCCAGGTGAGATCGCCCGAATCCAGCCGGATTCCCGCCAGATCCAGTCCGCGTTCGCGGAGTTGCCGGCCGACCTGGATGGCGTGCCGCACACCGGCAAGGCTGTCGTAGGTGTCCACCAGCAAAACGCAACCGTCGGGCATGGCATCGGCAAAGGTTTGGAACGCTTCCAGCTCGGACTCGAAGGCCATCACCCAGCTGTGGGCGTGGGTTCCACGGACCGGCAAACCCCACTGCCGACCGGCCAGGACATTGGAAGTGCCGGCGCAACCGCCCACGTAGGCCGCACGCGCGGCGATCAACCCCCCGTCGCCCCCCTGCGCGCGGCGCAGACCGAATTCCCACACCGGCGTTTCTCCGGCTGCCAGGCAGATGCGCGCCGCCTTGGTGGCAATGAGCGTGGGGTAGTTCATCCAGTACAGCAGCGCCGTTTCGATGAGTTGGGCCTGCAGAATCGGTCCCTGCACGCGTACCAACGGCTCGTGCGGAAACACCACCGTACCCTCGGGTACCGCGTCCATGTCGCACCGGAACCGCAAACCTCCGAGGTATTCAAGGAACGCGGGGTCGAACAACGGCCGGCCCGCCGGGGTTTTTAACGAGGCCAGGTACGAGAGGTCCTCGTCATGGAACCGCCACGATTCGAGGTGGTCCACAACATGGGCCAGCCCGCAAGCCACGGTAAACCCGCCTCCAAACGGGTTTTCGCGAAAGAACAGGTGGTAAACCGCCTCCCGATCCGCGCGGCCGGATTTCCAAAACCCCTGGGCCATGGTGAGCTGGTAGAGGTCGGTTACCAGCGGACAACCCGTTCGCGCCAGATCCCGTGGTTGCATGGACCTCATCCTCAGCATTTCCCGGTGCACCAGGCAAGCCGCCGTCGCTGCGGCGATGAGGCTTGTCCGGACGATCGGCGGCCCCAATGGGTGCGGGGAACGGGTCCGACTTGACGGAGTCAGGGCGGAGCCCAAGCTTCGCGTTCATGAAGGAGCCGCCTGCCGGATTTGTGGATCCTTCAACCCCGAGCCTCCGGGGAGGGGATTGGCCATTGGCCTGCCCCGCCCGTGACCTGCCCGGCCGACCCCGCATGCCACGGATGTGTTCCCGCCGGGATTTTCTTCAGTGGACCCTCCTCCTTACCGCCGGTTGCCAACCGTTTTCCGGCCCCCGGAAGCCGGCCCCCTCCGTGCGGGACGGCCAGGCCCGCGTCATGACCGTCTGCGGTCCGATTCCCGCCGACGCGTTGGGTCCGGCCCTGACCCACGAACACATCGTCACCGACTTCATCGGAGCGGAAAAGGCCCCCGGACCGAGGTATGAACGCGAGCGTGCCGTCGAGGAGATTCTGCCGCATTTGCAGGCTCTGCGGCAACGCGGGGTGACCGCGCTCTTCGAGTGCACACCGCGGTACATCGGACGCGACGTCCCCCTGTTGCGGCGTCTGAGCGAGGCCAGCGGACTGCACATTGTGACCAACACGGGTTACTACGGCGCCGTGGGTAACCGTTATCTGCCGGCGCACGCCCACGAGGAAAGCGAAGAACAACTGGCCGCGCGGTGGTTGGAGGAGTGGACCCGCGGCATCGAGGGGACCGACATCCGACCCGGCTTCATCAAACTGGGGACCGATCGCGGGCCTTTGCCGCCCCTGCACGCGAAGCTGCTCCGGGCAGCCGCCCGGGTTCACCTGCGCACGGGGCTGACGATTTGCGCGCATACCGGCGACGGTGCTGCGGCGCTGGACCAGTTGCGGATCCTCGAATCCGCGGGGGTGTCGCCGGAGGCGTTTGTCTGGGTCCATGCGCAGAACGGGACCGACGCCGAAAGGATTGAAGTGGCGCGCCGCGGCGGCTGGATCAGCCTGGACGGTTACAATCTCGGTCCCGGCCAGCCGGAGCGGTATCTGCAGGCGATTCTCGCCCTGAAAACCGCCGGCCAATGGCGTCGGGTGCTTGTCTCGCACGACGACGGTTGGGCCGTGGAGGGCGAAACACTGCGTGGCGCCGCCCTGAAACCGTTCGGCAATGGCAATCCCCGGCCCTACTTCAGCGTGTTCCAACGATTGTTGCCCGACCTCCGGACCGCCGGGTGTTCTCCGGAGGAGC
This DNA window, taken from Limisphaera ngatamarikiensis, encodes the following:
- a CDS encoding nicotinate phosphoribosyltransferase, translating into MQPRDLARTGCPLVTDLYQLTMAQGFWKSGRADREAVYHLFFRENPFGGGFTVACGLAHVVDHLESWRFHDEDLSYLASLKTPAGRPLFDPAFLEYLGGLRFRCDMDAVPEGTVVFPHEPLVRVQGPILQAQLIETALLYWMNYPTLIATKAARICLAAGETPVWEFGLRRAQGGDGGLIAARAAYVGGCAGTSNVLAGRQWGLPVRGTHAHSWVMAFESELEAFQTFADAMPDGCVLLVDTYDSLAGVRHAIQVGRQLRERGLDLAGIRLDSGDLTWLSRQARRMLDEAGFTRTRILASNDLDEHQIARLRHEGACIDAWGVGTRLVTGWEQPALGGVYKLTAVRAPDGAWQPRIKISESAVKTTTPGRLQVRRFEQNGLFVADAIYDLDHPLPESWEIVDPGDPTRRKRIRPGLPATDLLQPVFRGGARVRELPDLETIRRRTREQLARLDPGILRLAQPYTYPAGLERGLHERKLQMILAARSAPAGDTAA
- a CDS encoding menaquinone biosynthesis family protein — encoded protein: MQETVLTLGHSPDADDAFMFYALAEGKIPTPGLRFEHVLQDIQTLNERAVRGELDITAISFAAYPRVAGHYALLPSGASMGDGYGPLVVARRRLSRSDLLRTRIAVPGVLTSAFLALQLWLDRPARELDYVVVPFDQIFDALAEGRAEAGLIIHEGQLTYARSGLEVCVDLGRWWGETQDGLPLPLGGNVIHKRHPETLRQRVATLLTRSIRYSLDHRPEALAHALRYGRGLDPALADRFVGMYVNHWTLDYGPRGREAIRRFLALGHQRGLIPDAPEPEFVKLEG
- a CDS encoding glycosyltransferase family 2 protein, encoding MNLDRFPPVGVVIVNWNLRDSLRETLLSFRQVEYPGLRIVVSDNASSDGSQEMVRREFPEVRLLAHERGLGYARAASLALQSVVDETRYIFSTTNDVLVAPDLIRNLVEYAEAHPDAGVVGCKIYFHEPADRLWSAGGFFFLGHPWHYGFMRRDAPRYNRIRECAFVTGCGFLLRSEALRKVGFFDERFVFYSEDADLCLRIREAGWRVVYLPTARMWHKTSTTLAKNRPVQLYYSTRNNLHLLERHPTVGSPLVRGAYLGLVCPAKMALFLAMGRWQNARGIWRGIRDWRLGRFGWYEEHYTG
- a CDS encoding phosphotriesterase family protein, giving the protein MTVCGPIPADALGPALTHEHIVTDFIGAEKAPGPRYERERAVEEILPHLQALRQRGVTALFECTPRYIGRDVPLLRRLSEASGLHIVTNTGYYGAVGNRYLPAHAHEESEEQLAARWLEEWTRGIEGTDIRPGFIKLGTDRGPLPPLHAKLLRAAARVHLRTGLTICAHTGDGAAALDQLRILESAGVSPEAFVWVHAQNGTDAERIEVARRGGWISLDGYNLGPGQPERYLQAILALKTAGQWRRVLVSHDDGWAVEGETLRGAALKPFGNGNPRPYFSVFQRLLPDLRTAGCSPEELDQLLRENPARAFAIRVRAL